One stretch of Sphingomonas rosea DNA includes these proteins:
- a CDS encoding folylpolyglutamate synthase/dihydrofolate synthase family protein, whose protein sequence is MADGARSDHPGVQEQLDRLEALSPGGDRLGLERIEALLARLGHPERGLPPVFHVAGTNGKGSTCAFLRSALEAAGHRVHVFTSPHLVRFNERIRLAGMMIEDEHLAALLAEVLDASDGIGPSFFEATAAAAFLAFSRTPADALVLEVGMGGRLDATNVVAAPAVTGIAALGLDHQMWLGETLADIAGEKAGIAKPGIPLVTLAHHPEAAARIREAAGQRSAPLFVQGEEWRSDADHGHLRYSDSNDSVDLPLPALPGAHQQDNAALAIAMIRHQSAVMVPDEALASAMTTTRWPARLQKLRPGLLVGNRDAWLDGGHNPQAAAVLARSIAALTRGRPLHLVAGILSTKDAAGLLAPFRGLVESVHAVAFDHALAIAPGDLAAISRQLGFEASAHASVGAALTGIPADRPVLIAGSLYLAGEVLALNDEIPD, encoded by the coding sequence ATGGCCGACGGCGCCCGCTCGGACCATCCGGGCGTGCAGGAGCAGCTTGATCGGCTGGAGGCGCTGAGCCCCGGCGGCGACCGGCTCGGGCTGGAGCGAATCGAGGCCCTGCTCGCGCGTCTCGGCCATCCCGAGCGCGGGCTCCCGCCGGTGTTCCATGTCGCCGGGACCAACGGCAAGGGTTCGACCTGCGCCTTCCTGCGCAGCGCGCTCGAAGCCGCCGGACACCGCGTCCACGTCTTCACCTCGCCCCACCTTGTCCGGTTCAACGAACGCATCCGCCTCGCCGGCATGATGATCGAGGACGAGCATCTGGCGGCGCTCCTCGCCGAAGTGCTCGATGCAAGCGACGGCATCGGCCCGAGCTTCTTCGAGGCAACCGCCGCCGCGGCTTTCCTCGCTTTCTCCCGCACCCCCGCCGACGCGCTGGTCCTCGAGGTCGGCATGGGCGGACGGCTCGACGCCACCAACGTCGTCGCCGCGCCCGCCGTCACGGGTATCGCCGCGCTCGGCCTCGACCACCAGATGTGGCTGGGAGAGACCCTGGCCGACATCGCCGGAGAGAAGGCCGGCATCGCCAAGCCCGGCATTCCCCTCGTCACCCTCGCCCACCACCCGGAAGCCGCCGCCCGCATCCGCGAGGCCGCCGGGCAGCGAAGCGCTCCGCTTTTCGTCCAGGGCGAGGAGTGGCGCAGCGATGCCGATCACGGGCACCTGCGATATTCGGACTCCAACGATAGCGTCGACCTCCCGCTGCCCGCCCTTCCCGGCGCGCACCAGCAGGATAACGCGGCGCTCGCCATCGCCATGATCCGGCATCAGTCCGCGGTCATGGTCCCCGACGAGGCGCTGGCGAGCGCCATGACCACGACGCGCTGGCCGGCCCGTCTCCAGAAGCTGCGCCCCGGCCTGCTCGTCGGTAATCGCGACGCCTGGCTCGACGGCGGGCACAATCCGCAGGCCGCCGCAGTGCTCGCCAGATCGATTGCCGCGCTCACACGGGGGCGACCGCTGCACCTGGTCGCGGGCATCCTCTCGACCAAAGACGCCGCCGGCCTGCTCGCGCCCTTTCGCGGGCTCGTCGAGTCAGTCCACGCGGTCGCGTTCGATCACGCGCTGGCAATTGCCCCCGGCGACCTCGCGGCCATTTCCCGCCAACTCGGCTTCGAGGCGAGCGCGCATGCCAGCGTCGGCGCGGCGCTCACCGGCATCCCCGCCGACCGTCCGGTCCTCATCGCCGGCTCCCTCTACCTCGCCGGCGAAGTCCTCGCCTTGAATGACGAGATACCGGACTAG
- a CDS encoding AmpG family muropeptide MFS transporter: MASEAAMEAGPPKGWRLLTTALSNRKTAVMLAFGFGAGLPYTLLIGTLNAWLGEWKIDLATIGVLSWIGLAYAFKFLWSPLVDRVRLPGLERLGRRRGWLLLCQIILTLTFFALSLSDPRLALGSFALIAVIGAFASATQDVVIDAWRIDVADEAAPVEILSSIYQFGYRIAALVGGALALVLSVRVSWPTVYAIMGGFMALTLIATLLAPDTPRGATEEEETKLRRAGAIAPKLRNIGLAVVGLGWAWAIWTVGAFMVHMLGGDLDPVTGKPPSVGDFTRDYGPLIVAATVLIPAIVAAIFNGLAARPGYVLEADAPAQTGVQRAADHAYSALILPLAELVRRLGWGVIVVLGLILSYRITDNIWGSFAFPFYLQELKYTGDEVAFASKIFGVFMTMAGIAIGGILFATVGRMPTLMIGAIVAAASNLLYADLASGAVGIDAFARTFGLDAFGHDLRMVRLLVAISGENIAGGLAGAAFVAYLSSITSREFSAVQYALLSSLTFLIGSLGRAALGEMIDAVGYAPVFYLTAKIGLIAIGFVALEWVRQAWNGRRGGAGDLPASDSARAAEGDTA, from the coding sequence GTGGCGAGCGAAGCGGCGATGGAGGCGGGCCCGCCGAAGGGCTGGCGACTGCTGACGACGGCCCTGTCCAACCGCAAGACGGCGGTGATGCTGGCCTTCGGCTTCGGCGCCGGGCTGCCCTACACGCTGCTGATCGGAACGCTCAACGCGTGGCTCGGCGAGTGGAAGATCGACCTCGCAACCATCGGTGTCCTGTCGTGGATCGGTCTTGCCTACGCCTTCAAGTTCCTGTGGTCGCCGCTGGTCGACCGGGTGCGGCTTCCCGGGCTCGAACGGCTCGGGCGGCGGCGTGGCTGGCTGCTGCTCTGCCAGATCATCCTGACGCTGACCTTCTTCGCCCTGTCGCTCTCCGACCCACGCCTTGCGCTCGGCAGCTTCGCGCTGATCGCGGTGATCGGCGCCTTTGCCTCGGCAACGCAGGACGTGGTGATCGACGCCTGGCGGATCGACGTCGCCGACGAGGCCGCACCGGTCGAGATCCTCTCCTCCATCTACCAGTTCGGCTATCGCATCGCCGCGCTGGTTGGCGGCGCGCTGGCACTGGTGCTTTCAGTGCGAGTGAGCTGGCCGACGGTCTACGCGATCATGGGCGGGTTCATGGCGCTCACCCTGATTGCGACGCTGCTGGCACCCGACACGCCGCGCGGCGCGACCGAAGAAGAAGAGACGAAGCTGCGCCGTGCCGGGGCGATCGCGCCCAAGTTGCGTAACATCGGTCTGGCCGTCGTGGGCCTGGGTTGGGCCTGGGCGATCTGGACGGTCGGTGCCTTCATGGTCCACATGCTTGGCGGCGACCTCGATCCGGTGACCGGCAAGCCACCCTCGGTCGGTGACTTCACCCGCGACTACGGCCCGCTCATCGTCGCCGCGACCGTGCTGATCCCGGCGATCGTGGCAGCGATCTTTAACGGGCTGGCCGCGCGTCCCGGCTACGTCCTCGAGGCCGACGCACCGGCGCAGACCGGCGTCCAGCGCGCCGCAGACCATGCCTATTCCGCGCTGATCCTGCCGCTCGCCGAACTGGTCCGGCGATTGGGCTGGGGGGTGATCGTCGTCCTCGGCCTGATCCTCAGCTACCGGATCACCGACAACATCTGGGGGAGCTTCGCCTTCCCCTTCTACCTGCAGGAACTCAAATACACCGGGGACGAGGTCGCCTTTGCGTCCAAGATCTTCGGCGTGTTCATGACCATGGCCGGGATCGCGATCGGCGGAATTCTGTTCGCCACCGTCGGGCGGATGCCGACGCTGATGATCGGCGCAATCGTCGCGGCGGCGAGCAATCTTCTTTATGCCGACCTCGCGTCGGGCGCGGTCGGGATCGATGCCTTCGCCCGCACCTTCGGGCTCGACGCCTTCGGGCACGATCTGCGGATGGTCCGACTGCTGGTGGCGATCTCGGGTGAGAACATCGCCGGCGGCCTCGCCGGCGCGGCATTCGTCGCCTACCTTTCCTCGATCACCAGCCGCGAATTCAGCGCGGTTCAATATGCACTGCTGTCGTCGCTGACCTTCCTGATCGGCTCGCTGGGGCGAGCGGCGCTGGGCGAAATGATCGACGCCGTCGGTTATGCGCCGGTCTTCTACCTCACCGCCAAGATCGGCCTGATCGCGATCGGCTTCGTCGCGCTCGAATGGGTACGCCAGGCGTGGAACGGCCGGCGTGGCGGCGCGGGGGACTTGCCCGCCAGCGATTCGGCCCGGGCCGCCGAAGGCGACACCGCCTAG